A region from the Aegilops tauschii subsp. strangulata cultivar AL8/78 chromosome 5, Aet v6.0, whole genome shotgun sequence genome encodes:
- the LOC109783019 gene encoding glucan endo-1,3-beta-glucosidase 8 produces the protein MAAVNLGAWLCALLAAVAAVLPAADALGMNWGTQATHPLSPRIVVQMLRDNGIKKVKLFDADQGTLNALAGTDIEVMVAIPNNLLDIMNDKDNARDWVRHNVSRYHFDGGVNIKYVAVGNEPFLASYNGTFDKVTFPALQNIQNALNDAGFSEIKATVPLNADVYNSPANNQVPSAGRFRTDVAPLMTQMVQFLANNSAPFTVNIYPYLSLYLSEDFPVDFAFFDGLAKPLVDGERTYTNVFDANFDTLVSALAAVGHGDLPIVIGEVGWPTDGDKHATNALAKRFYDGLLPRLAANTGTPLRPSQYMEVYLFGLLDEDVKSVAPGAFERHWGVLRFDGQPKFPMDLTGNGQNTMLVPAKGVQYLPRTWCVYNPNAEDKSKLVENVNYACTFADCTALGLGSTCYGMDANGNASYAFNMYFQVQNQKDEACDFQALAVPTQTDPSTAACSFPIQIAAASSTSSGHRRARAGPLGAAALLVLLALVQLLMSQ, from the exons ATGGCGGCGGTGAATCTTGGAGCGTGGCTCTGCGCGCTGctggcggcggtggcggccgtCCTCCCGGCGGCGGACGCGCTGGGGATGAACTGGGGCACGCAGGCCACGCACCCGCTCTCGCCCAGGATCGTCGTGCAGATGCTCAGGGACAACGGCATCAAGAAGGTCAAGCTCTTCGACGCCGACCAGGGCACCCTCAACGCGCTCGCCGGCACCGACATAGAGGTCATGGTCGCCATCCCCAACAACCTGCTCGACATCATGAACGACAAGGACAACGCCAGGGACTGGGTGCGCCACAACGTCTCCCGCTACCACTTCGACGGCGGCGTCAACATCAA GTACGTGGCCGTGGGCAACGAGCCCTTCCTGGCGTCCTACAACGGCACCTTCGACAAGGTCACCTTCCCGGCGCTGCAGAACATCCAGAACGCGCTCAACGACGCCGGATTCAGCGAGATCAAGGCCACCGTGCCGCTCAACGCCGACGTCTACAACTCGCCCGCCAACAACCAGGTGCCGTCGGCGGGCCGCTTCCGGACGGACGTCGCCCCGCTCATGACGCAGATGGTGCAGTTCCTGGCCAACAACAGCGCCCCCTTCACCGTCAACATCTACCCCTACCTCAGCCTCTACCTCAGCGAGGACTTCCCCGTCGACTTCGCCTTCTTCGACGGCCTCGCCAAGCCGCTGGTCGACGGCGAGCGCACGTACACCAACGTGTTCGACGCCAACTTTGACACGCTGGTGTCGGCGCTCGCCGCCGTCGGCCACGGCGACCTGCCCATCGTCATCGGCGAGGTCGGCTGGCCGACGGACGGCGACAAGCACGCCACCAACGCCCTCGCCAAGCGCTTCTACGACGGCCTGCTGCCGCGGCTGGCGGCCAACACCGGCACGCCGCTCCGGCCCAGCCAGTACATGGAGGTGTACCTCTTCGGGCTCCTGGACGAGGACGTCAAGAGCGTGGCGCCGGGCGCGTTCGAGCGGCACTGGGGCGTGCTCCGCTTCGACGGCCAGCCCAAGTTCCCCATGGACCTCACGGGGAACGGGCAGAACACCATGCTGGTGCCGGCCAAGGGCGTGCAGTACCTGCCCAGGACGTGGTGCGTGTACAACCCCAACGCCGAGGACAAGAGCAAGCTGGTCGAGAACGTGAATTACGCCTGCACCTTCGCCGACTGCACGGCGCTCGGCCTCGGCTCCACCTGCTACGGCATGGACGCCAATGGCAACGCCTCCTACGCCTTCAACATGTACTTCCAGGTGCAGAACCAGAAGGACGAGGCGTGCGACTTCCAGGCGCTCGCCGTGCCCACGCAGACCGACCCCTCCACCGCCGCCTGCAGCTTCCCGATACAgatcgccgccgcctcctcgacGTCGAGCGGCCACCGGCGAGCGCGCGCCGGGCCGCTCGGCGCCGCCGCTCTGCTCGTGCTGCTGGCTCTGGTCCAGCTCTTGATGTCGCAGTAG
- the LOC109783020 gene encoding zinc finger A20 and AN1 domain-containing stress-associated protein 6, with amino-acid sequence MAQESWKEAEDTGVHAPEAPIMCINNCGFFGNRMTENMCSKCYRDTVKAKSMALLVENKTAAAVASSPTPMVAEIKDEASASAKEGKRVAEEEAPKPPSNRCLSCRKKVGLTGFKCRCGDTFCSMHRYADAHDCKFDYKQAGREQIAQQNPVVKADKVTRF; translated from the coding sequence ATGGCgcaagagagttggaaagaggcAGAGGATACGGGTGTCCACGCGCCCGAGGCTCCGATAATGTGCATCAACAACTGTGGCTTCTTCGGGAACCGGATGACAGAGAACATGTGCTCAAAGTGTTACCGAGACACTGTCAAGGCCAAGAGCATGGCCCTTCTAGTTGAGAACAAAACTGCCGCTGCTGTTGCATCGTCACCCACACCAATGGTGGCAGAGATCAAGGATGAAGCGTCTGCCTCAGCCAAAGAAGGAAAACGAGTAGCCGAGGAAGAGGCGCCGAAGCCACCCAGCAACCGCTGCCTGTCGTGCCGGAAGAAGGTCGGGCTGACGGGGTTCAAGTGCCGCTGCGGAGACACCTTCTGCTCGATGCACCGCTACGCCGACGCGCACGATTGCAAGTTCGACTACAAGCAGGCCGGCAGGGAGCAGATCGCGCAGCAGAACCCGGTCGTCAAGGCTGACAAGGTCACCAGATTCTGA